A genomic segment from Bombus affinis isolate iyBomAffi1 chromosome 13, iyBomAffi1.2, whole genome shotgun sequence encodes:
- the LOC126923545 gene encoding NACHT and WD repeat domain-containing protein 2 encodes MDETIIDSIFAGSLKSLPPVSSKIVRIFTSSTFTDTAMERNTLMAQCYPKLKDYCREKHGLEFQVVDMRWGVRDEATDDHMTTELCMREIENCQRLSMGPNFVVFLGQKYGYRPIPTYVLSSELEMLRTELDGQGMDVSLLDKWYKKDSNAVPPTSILQPISSILKNFNNKRIPKLQQEDQAIWWDTMVKMQKLFRKGAQSLYNSEKFDKDTMHNYFMSVTEREVINGILNVKNTKNHCLAYIRYINNINLQNLRKANLFLDIANRSLDNEASKLLANLRDERLPDKIETTNLQRYTVEWIGREGLDTETHSEYLQHFITHFYRNIVKLVDRAMRKEDSSAQGQIITEILQHLHACNNSVKVFYGREDTLERIKEYMLGDSDKPLVLYGEGGCGKTSLLAKSAGLTSSAWLTGRKPINIIRFLGTTPDSSALTPTLISICQQISYNFMLPFDEIPDDLVPLTAYFKYLLTLATTEQPILLFLDSVDQLTGVQGNKLSWLPTRLPLNCKMILSCAAEESNPVISRDYQLLRRMIDTEENFIEVVALGEDLAMEVIRMWMKTAHRDLNNYQWRLVANAISKCSLPIFVKLVFAEICRWRSYTKPADTHLTCTVMDSIMMLFERIEKQHGKILVFHALAYITAAKSGLSESELEDLISLDDKVLDDVYQYHLPPVRRIPPLLWTRIRNDLPNYLSEREADGVSVLNWYHRQFRDTAKERYFKNMNMAMYFHSMIADYYLGIWGGGRPKPFKYTEIQRHRFNLADKEGVADRKVPEQPLAFYSKDGTITRYNLRKFGELPFHLVRSRRFNDLFENVLFNYEWLHAKLSSCPLQAVLSDFEDACNFIDDQNIVRELMLVADALRLGGAILGSHPDMLAPQLIGRLLPEIGGNVNVKMLLRACDNDGAKDCALLPVYHCLHTPGGPLKYSLEGHQFAVFDFCLTSDYRYVVSISNRFITWDLSTSDMARDVNPGVEGIMQHLVLSPDNRYAAAFTTNNQSVVLNTLTSEFVIIDNPLPNEEPVCGVHLMNQFFFVYGKLGWCRFDLRGNLLDTHTNPEDSNKWPILCVEHTNLDDYRIVFWSGNMEDTNMLLHTYRKKISLEPLNFHSVMVMTNNKQVLYACTTKGDYRVTKYISDETSSQWEKVFDMPRAFNDDVEYLLQLKLDREEEMLLATSANGFIVWFLESKSDAYVLILPNGVRNISTKMMCSNSIMVSGNKNYAVAGVRKNLYVWNLETAELVKILDAHFARIIRLEALTIGNWNSVVTSSIDRSVKVWNINNIFEQVHVIDRHELQIDMISLAEECNLAVTVTRDCVGIWDLQTGRLISKLADSPLGAIVTHACITHDGKYIVSTESGNILIWNRITEQVLFKEEQQHVRQLTLVENSSKFIAVSRPKNPAGVESMKITATLFMRTIPDGKTTFTLEYLVRSHTGTSFRNVVMTSDNSFLIAPAADKGNRDCVIIYNANTGALISKIPIKLPGFKDISCITPMPNKPHWIGIIGSDKGTILDINKKKIIRTIPKWSGNISRDGKYTLYAPSRGGLELLELKKGTTVKTYIPKVAEGVFTVISMFNRTDEYVLYYHSGRKTIRVFRSSDCEIIANYRVQAELSAIDSTYDGKSIVLGTVDGCVSVLAIADPKKEEIKEYIANLPSRDENWKKKTEKQRVAIKFKAAARIARVTHDLSAIIRNANIAETIQELDENVE; translated from the exons ATGGACGAAACTATTATTGACTCGATCTTCGCGGGATCCTTGAAGTCCCTACCACCTGTTAGCTCAAAAATCGTCAGAATATTTACCAGCTCCACTTTCACCG ATACGGCGATGGAGCGAAACACATTAATGGCGCAGTGTTATCCAAAGCTGAAGGATTATTGCAGAGAAAAGCATGGATTGGAGTTTCAG GTGGTTGACATGAGATGGGGTGTAAGGGACGAAGCCACCGACGATCATATGACCACGGAACTCTGTATGAGGGAAATAGAAAATTGTCAGAGACTTTCAATGGGCCCGAACTTCGTG GTGTTCCTGGGACAGAAATATGGCTATCGTCCCATTCCAACGTATGTCCTCAGTTCGGAATTGGAAATGTTGAGGACAGAATTGGACGGTCAAGGGATGGACGTCAGTCTGTTGGATAAATGGTACAAAAAGGACAGTAATGCAGTTCCGCCTACGAGTATCTTGCAACCGATATCGTCTATcttgaaaaattttaataacaaa AGGATCCCAAAGCTGCAGCAAGAGGACCAGGCGATTTGGTGGGACACTATGGTAAAAATGCAAAAGCTATTTCGTAAAGGAGCACAGTCTTTGTACAATTCCGAGAAATTTGACAAGGATACCATGCACAATTATTTTATGTCAG TGACTGAAAGGGAAGTGATCAACGGTATCTTGAACGTGAAAAATACTAAAAACCATTGCCTGGCGTACATACGATACATCAACAACATCAACCTACAAAACTTAAGGAAAGCCAATTTATTCTTAGACATCGCTAACAGAAGCTTAGATAACGAGGCTTCCAAGTTGCTGGCGAATTTGAGGGACGAAAGACTTCCGGACAAGATCGAAACTACAAACCTGCAAAG GTACACGGTAGAATGGATTGGTCGAGAAGGTTTGGACACGGAAACCCATAGCGAGTATCTTCAACACTTTATAACTCATTTCTATCGAAACATAGTGAAGCTTGTGGATCGTGCCATGAGAAAAGAAGACAGTTCAGCACAGGGACAGATCATAacagaaattttgcaacattTGCACGCCTGTAATAACTCTGTGAAG GTATTTTACGGCCGAGAAGATACATTGGAGAGAATCAAAGAGTACATGTTAGGTGATAGTGACAAGCCTTTGGTATTGTACGGAGAAGGTGGGTGTGGGAAAACGTCTCTGTTAGCAAAGAGCGCAGGATTGACGAGCAGCGCGTGGCTCACTGGTAGAAAACCAATCAACATAATTCGATTCCTTGGAACTACACCAGACAGCAGTGCGCTGACACCCACGCTGATTTCCATTTGTCAACAA ATCTCCTACAACTTCATGTTACCCTTTGATGAAATTCCTGACGATTTGGTGCCGCTGACTGCTTACTTTAAGTATCTACTAACTTTAGCTACAACTGAGCAGCCGATTTTACTATTCCTGGACAGCGTCGATCAATTAACCGGAGTACAAGGAAATAAGCTATCTTGGTTGCCTACCAGacttccattgaattgcaag ATGATTCTATCTTGCGCGGCTGAAGAATCAAACCCGGTGATCTCTCGAGATTATCAATTACTACGAAGGATGATAGACACCGAGGAGAACTTCATCGAAGTCGTCGCTCTTGGCGAGGATCTTGCTATGGAAGTGATAAG GATGTGGATGAAAACAGCTCACAGAGACTTGAACAACTATCAATGGCGTCTCGTGGCGAACGCTATATCCAAGTGCTCCTTACCAATCTTCGTAAAGCTGGTCTTTGCAGAAATTTGCAGATGGAGAAGCTACACTAAACCAGCGGATACTCATTTAACGTGCACAGTGATGGACAGTATTATGATGCTTTTTGAAAGAATAGAGAAACAGCATGGAAAAATTCTAGTATTCCATGCGCTGGCTTACATCACTGCTGCAAAGTCAGGTTTATCAGAGTCTGAGCTCGAAGATCTGATCTCCTTGGACGACAAGGTGTTAGATGACGTTTATCAGTATCATTTACCACCAGTCAGAAGAATTCCACCTTTGCTCTGGACCAGGATACGAAACGATTTGCCTAATTATTTGAGCGAAAGAGAAGCTGATGGTGTCAGTGTCCTTAATTGGTACCACAGACAATTTAGAGACACCGCTAAGGAAAGATACTTCAAAAATATGAACATGGCCATGTATTTCCATTCCATGATCGCTGATTACTATCTTGGCATTTGGGGTGGTGGGCGACCCAAGCCGTTTAAATACACTGAAATTCAGAGACACAG GTTTAATTTGGCGGACAAAGAAGGAGTGGCAGATAGAAAAGTACCGGAACAACCTCTGGCATTTTACTCGAAAGATGGGACAATCACTAGATACAATCTCAGAAAG TTCGGTGAACTACCTTTCCATTTGGTCAGATCACGACGTTTCAACGATCTGTTCGAGAACGTTCTGTTCAACTACGAGTGGCTGCATGCCAAACTAAGCTCTTGTCCGTTGCAAGCAGTGCTTTCGGACTTCGAAGATGCCTGTAATTTCATCGACGATCAAAATATCGTCAG GGAACTTATGCTGGTTGCAGATGCGCTCAGATTAGGAGGTGCAATTTTGGGATCCCATCCAGATATGCTCGCACCTCAACTAATAGGTCGATTATTGCCAGAAATTGGTGGGAACGTGAACGTGAAGATGTTGCTTCGAGCGTGTGATAACGACGGCGCCAAGGATTGCGCCCTGCTTCCGGTTTATCATTGTCTACATACTCCTGGAGGACCGTTAAAA TATTCGCTGGAGGGCCATCAATTCGCCGTGTTTGACTTTTGCCTAACGTCGGATTACCGGTACGTCGTCTCGATATCCAATCGATTCATCACCTGGGATCTGAGCACCAGCGACATGGCAAGGGATGTAAATCCTGGTGTTGAGGGAATTATGCAACACCTAGTTCTCAGTCCTGATAATAGATACGCAGCTGCGTTTACCACTAATAATCAG AGCGTCGTGTTAAATACCCTGACGAGCGAGTTCGTTATTATCGATAATCCTCTTCCAAATGAGGAACCAGTGTGCGGAGTACATCTGATGAATCAGTTCTTCTTCGTCTATGGTAAATTAGGTTGGTGTAGATTCGACTTACGAGGAAATCTACTAGATACACACACGAATCCGGAGGATTCTAACAAATGGCCAATTTTAT GCGTGGAACACACGAATCTGGATGATTATAGAATAGTATTCTGGTCTGGAAACATGGAAGACACCAATATGCTTTTGCATACCTACAGAAAAAAGATATCACTGGAACCCTTAAATTTCCATAG CGTTATGGTAATGACCAATAACAAACAAGTTTTATACGCTTGTACAACTAAAGGAGATTATCGAGTCACGAAATACATCAGCGATGAAACGTCCTCTCAATGGGAGAAAGTTTTCGACATGCCCAGAGCTTTCAACGACGATGTGGAATACTTGTTGCAATTGAAATTGGACAGGGAAGAGGAGATGCTCCTAGCCACAAGTGCCAATGGTTTCATCGTGTGGTTCTTAGAAAGTAAGAGCGACGCATACGTCCTTATATTGCCCAACGGAGTTCGAAACATCAGCACGAAGATGATGTGCTCGAATTCGATCATGGTCAGTGGCAACAAGAATTACGCCGTCGCCGGTGTAAG AAAAAATTTATACGTGTGGAATCTTGAAACAGCTGAATTGGTGAAGATCCTGGATGCTCATTTCGCGAGGATTATTCGACTGGAAGCGCTGACCATTGGAAATTGGAACAGCGTCGTAACATCGAGCATCGACAGAAGCGTGAAAGTATGGAACATAAATAATATCTTCGAGCAGGTTCATGTAATAGACAGACACGAGTTGCAGATTGATATGATAAG CTTGGCAGAAGAATGTAATTTAGCAGTAACGGTGACAAGAGACTGTGTAGGAATTTGGGACTTACAAACAGGAAGACTGATCTCGAAATTGGCGGACAGTCCTTTGGGAGCAATTGTCACTCACGCCTGCATAACTCACGATGGAAA ATATATCGTATCGACAGAATCAGGTAATATACTAATATGGAACAGAATTACGGAACAGGTGTTGTTCAAAGAGGAACAGCAGCATGTGAGGCAGCTGACATTGGTCGAAAATTCGTCTAAATTTATAGCCGTTTCGAGGCCGAAAAATCCTGCAGGAGTGGAAAGCATGAAAATCACTGCTACTCTTTTTATGAGAACTATTCCCG ATGGAAAGACTACGTTTACATTGGAATATTTGGTCAGAAGTCACACAGGTACATCATTTCGAAATGTTGTGATGACTTCTGACAATTCTTTTCTGATTGCTCCAGCAGCAGATAAAGGCAACAGGGATTGTGTTATCATTTACAATGCAAATACTGGAGCGCTAATAAGTAAAATTCCAATAAAATTACCAGGGTTCAAA GATATTTCATGTATCACTCCAATGCCAAATAAACCACACTGGATAGGAATCATTGGATCTGACAAAGGTACCATTTTGgacataaataaaaagaaaattatccgTACGATTCCCAAATGGAGTGGAAATATCAGCAGAGATGGGAAATATACTTTATACGCACCTAGCAG AGGTGGTTTAGAGCTCCTAGAATTGAAAAAAGGAACTACTGTAAAAACATATATTCCAAAAGTTGCAGAGGGTGTTTTCACTGTAATATCTATGTTCAACCGCACTGATGAATATGTTCTTTATTACCATAGTGGAAGAAAAACTATACGTGTATTTAG ATCATCAGACTGTGAAATTATAGCAAACTACAGAGTTCAAGCAGAACTGAGTGCTATCGATAGCACTTATGATGGTAAGAGTATAGTCTTAGGAACAGTAGATGGTTGTGTATCTGTTTTAGCTATAGCAGATcctaaaaaggaagaaataaagGAGTACATTGCAAACTTACCATCTCGCGATGAAAAC TGGAAAAAGAAAACTGAGAAGCAACGAGTAGCTATTAAATTTAAAGCCGCTGCTCGTATTGCTCGTGTAACACACGACTTGAGTGCTATTATACGAAATGCAAACATTGCGGAAACGATTCAGGAATTAgacgaaaatgtagaataa
- the LOC126923569 gene encoding protein LSM12-like, protein MAGANDCFSIGSTVACKTCYKEEIEGEVLAFDPQTKMLILKCPSSSGSPSLNDVHIVNLSLVSEVQVKREVSPTTSEPPQSLNLQKLNRRVRNQIEEKKKLVMALQAGVSPEGQKLFSTISKTIPEITWNGPNIVVFDNVTIRPPYKVDNVHGNIESGAYKHVKKVVEKHIKDTEASQQAQQQREQQQQQQKQKGEVPVFEEK, encoded by the exons ATGGCCGGCGCCAACGATTGTTTCAGCATCGGGAGTACGGTGGCCTGTAAAACCTGTTACAAGGAGGAGATCGAAGGCGAGGTGTTAGCATTCGATCCACAAACTAAAATGCTAATCCTAA AATGTCCGTCATCCAGTGGGTCACCATCATTAAACGATGTACACATAGTAAATTTATCCTTGGTATCAGAGGTCCAAGTAAAGCGGGAAGTTAGCCCTACCACTAGCGAGCCACCACAAAGCCTTAATTTACAAAAGCTGAACAGAAGAGTACGTAATCAAAttgaagagaagaaaaaactgGTAATGGCTCTGCAGGCCGGAGTATCTCCAGAGGGACAAAAACTCTTCAGTACTATATCAAAAACCATCCCAGAAATTACGTGGAATGGACCAAATATTGTTGTATTTGATAATGTCACAATCAGACCACCATATAAAGTTGACAATGTTCATGGAAACATAGAATCTGGAGCATATAAACACGTAAAGAAAGTG GTTGAAAAACACATTAAAGATACGGAAGCGTCGCAACAGGCACAACAACAGCGggaacaacaacaacagcaacagaaGCAAAAAGGAG AAGTTCCAGTCTTTGAGGAAAAGTAG